From Triticum aestivum cultivar Chinese Spring chromosome 4A, IWGSC CS RefSeq v2.1, whole genome shotgun sequence, a single genomic window includes:
- the LOC123083732 gene encoding uncharacterized protein, protein MARVFSLSCLVFGHIDDQHATTLYSVSDGTRRPCEEMEEVLRGKRSWVTSRGWLLLWDPATLATILWNPRAAASDGDKIALPPRASPPASGTDGALSGEPTDPGGCTMVVLERYRSSSDETTMWYCHAGGTPSPWDRYVYDLGGVRTPWGKFAKRFMSGLAACGGKFYWSVRAAEVDLAGKRFIRVGSIGDRAILAGGSSYAFAGWCPANEFGQLPNSVYWIHPYDGRMYVYEVGFNTEEGGAPVQRPSRLLSPSLPRASSPPPASRSHIAAAATSLPTRANPSPLPPPRLSPFPRPNPRPAPASRRRRRSPRPSSRCEGSGQRGRASPGVRVPPRIRATVAGGVGAVGQPHRGGWGRHKPRRRSPLQIGGGQGQGQGGGEKKTFGQLREAAAGVLRGIHRRRWRAEAQVPRPRALRERRRRKVRRLRWPLPLLQAQEVPGSADDSRAGNQHEGGRDPRGRLLVAQVRQKPPVENALDSAVDATRLSCGALYLADFIGKWWNQGGGNNFSIKTVGESRHVGGGGRENYDKRMHCLSKEEVVVHARMRRRAQFSCRTFRNIIVLSIITEEHYLSSFGSDAGISPELHRLKLS, encoded by the exons ATGGCGAGGGTGTTTTCATTGTCGTGCCTCGTCTTCGGGCACATCGATGACCAACATGCCACCACACTGTATAGCGTTTCGGACGGCACGCGCCGCCCCTgcgaggagatggaggaggtgctGCGCGGCAAGCGGAGCTGGGTGACATCGCGCGGCTGGCTGCTCCTCTGGGACCCGGCGACGCTCGCCACCATCCTGTGGAACCCGCGGGCCGCCGCCTCTGATGGTGACAAGATCGCGCTGCCGCCGCGGGCTTCGCCGCCGGCGTCAGGCACCGACGGCGCGCTGTCTGGTGAGCCCACGGATCCCGGCGGCTGCACGATGGTCGTTCTCGAGCGGTATAGGTCGAGCTCGGATGAAACGACCATGTGGTACTGCCACGCCGGCGGCACGCCGTCGCCGTGGGACAGGTACGTGTACGACCTGGGCGGCGTGCGAACCCCGTGGGGCAAATTCGCGAAGCGGTTCATGTCTGGCCTCGCGGCGTGCGGCGGCAAGTTCTACTGGTCGGTCAGGGCGGCCGA GGTGGATCTCGCGGGCAAGAGGTTTATCAGGGTGGGCAGCATTGGCGACCGGGCCATCCTCGCCGGCGGCTCGAGCTACGCTTTCGCAGGCTGGTGCCCGGCCAACGAGTTTGGGCAGCTGCCCAACAGCGTGTACTGGATACACCCCTACGACGGCCGCATGTACGTGTACGAAGTTGGATTCAATACGGAGGAA GGGGGCGCTCCTGTCCAGAGACCTagccgcctcctctctccctccctcccgcgcgcctcctctcctccccccgcctcccgcagccacatcgccgccgccgccaccagcctcCCCACTCGGGCGAACCCCTCTCCTCTTCCCCCGCCTCGCCTCTCTcccttcccccgtccaaaccctaggcccgcgccagccagccgccgccgccgccgctcgcccagGCCATCCTCCCGCTGTGAAGGAAGCGGCCAGAGAGGAAGGGCGTCGCCGGGTGTGCGCGTGCCTCCGCGGATTCGTGCCACGGTTGCCGGAGGCGTGGGCGCCGTGGGTCAACCGCACCGGGGAGGATGGGGGCGCCACAAGCCTCGTCGGAGGTCGCCTCTCCAGATCGGTGGAggccaagggcaagggcaaggaggaggggagaagaagaccTTCGGCCAGCTGCGGGAAGCCGCCGCTGGCGTCCTCCGCGGTATCCACCGGCGCCGGTGGCGGGCAGAAGCGCAAGTGCCACGACCACGCGCACTCCGAGAACGTCGCCGGCGGAAAGTACGGCGCCTCCGGTGGCCGCTGCCACTGCTCCAAGCGCAG GAAGTCCCGGGTTCGGCGGATGACTCGCGTGCCGGCAATCAGCACGAAGGCGGCAGAGATCCCCGCGGACGACTTCTCGTGGCGCAAGTACGGCAGAAGCCGCCTGTGGAGAATGCCCTGGACTCAGCAGTTGACGCAACTCGGTTGAGCTGCGGTGCACTATATTTAGCTGATTTTATTGGGAAG TGGTGGAACCAGGGAGGTGGGAATAATTTCAGTATTAAAACTGTGGGGGAAAGCAGACACGTAGGCGGGGGCGGCCGCGAGAACTACGACAAGCGCATGCACTGCCTGTCCAAGGAGGAGGTCGTCGTGCATGCGCGGATGCGTCGCCGGGCCCAGTTCTCCTGCCGCACCTTCCGCAACATCATCGTCCTCTCCATCATCACTGAG GAACATTATTTATCGAGTTTTGGATCAGATGCGGGGATTTCTCCTGAACTCCACCGCCTCAAGCTGTCGTAG
- the LOC123085190 gene encoding endo-1,4-beta-xylanase 5: MRSRGSFALGHAVVFLAWLMVHCGGGLVGAVPPDGWYDYTAHTDCRGRPEPAQYNGGILKYGNGDDPNGYKTTETGVLSPAFVVYNLNKSTMYTFSGWVKLEGSPSALITARLAPDNSGTRCIGTVLARSNCWAFLKGGFVLDWPTQTSVIFFQNADRTPMKITTASASLQPFTTDQWSMHQKDTIRKRRKRMATIHVADPHGTRVVGASVSVEQTSKDFPLGSAIASTILGNDAYQKWFVERFNAAVFEDELKWYSTEPASGLLRFDVPDQMLAFVRSHRVMVRGHNIFWENQDATPRWVKGLSPEDLRSAVNTRIQSLMTRYRGEFAHWDVNNEMLHFNFYEQRLGANATMEFFSVAQDADPLATLFMNEYNVVETCDDASSTVDAYVARLKDLRAGGAVLEGIGLEGHFSRPNIPYMRAVLDKLATLNLPIWFTEIDINNKFDAQTQAVYLEQVLREAYAHPAVSGVMLWTALHEGGCYQMCLTDWNLKNLPVGDVVDRLLQEWQTGQVAGPTDAHGAYSFSGYLGEYVVTVNAGNTSKQATFSLSPGDETRHITVQI; this comes from the exons ATGAGGAGCCGTGGTAGCTTTGCTCTAGGCCATGCGGTGGTGTTTCTCGCGTGGTTGATGGTGCATTGCGGCGGCGGGCTTGTCGGCGCCGTGCCTCCTG ATGGTTGGTACGATTACACTGCCCACACGGAC TGCAGAGGCCGCCCGGAGCCGGCGCAGTACAACGGCGGGATTCTCAAGTACGGCAACGGCGACGACCCCAACGGGTACAAGACGACGGAGACCGGCGTCCTGTCCCCGGCGTTCGTGGTCTACAACCTCAACAAGTCCACGATGTACACCTTCTCGGGCTGGGTGAAGCTGGAGGGCTCTCCCTCGGCTCTCATCACCGCGAGGCTGGCCCCGGACAACTCCGGCACGAGGTGCATCGGGACGGTCCTCGCCAGGAGCAACTGCTGGGCGTTCCTCAAGGGCGGCTTCGTCCTCGACTGGCCAACTCAGACCTCCGTCATCTTCTTCCAG AATGCTGATAGGACCCCGATGAAGATCACCACTGCGAGCGCCTCGCTCCAGCCGTTCACGACGGATCAATGGTCGATGCACCAGAAAGATACGATCCGGAAG aggaggaagaggatggcCACCATCCACGTCGCCGACCCGCACGGCACGCGCGTGGTCGGCGCGTCGGTGTCTGTGGAGCAGACGTCCAAGGACTTCCCGCTGGGGTCGGCGATCGCGTCCACCATCCTGGGCAACGACGCGTACCAGAAGTGGTTCGTGGAGCGGTTCAACGCGGCGGTGTTCGAGGACGAGCTCAAGTGGTACTCGACGGAGCCGGCGTCGGGGCTGCTCCGGTTCGACGTGCCGGACCAGATGCTGGCGTTCGTGCGGTCGCACCGGGTGATGGTGCGCGGGCACAACATCTTCTGGGAGAACCAGGACGCCACCCCCCGGTGGGTGAAGGGCCTGTCACCGGAGGACCTCCGGTCCGCCGTGAACACGCGCATCCAGAGCCTCATGACCCGCTACCGCGGCGAGTTCGCGCACTGGGACGTGAACAACGAGATGCTGCACTTCAACTTCTACGAGCAGCGGCTGGGCGCCAACGCCACCATGGAGTTCTTCAGCGTGGCGCAGGACGCCGACCCGCTCGCCACGCTCTTCATGAACGAGTACAACGTGGTGGAGACCTGCGACGACGCCTCCTCCACCGTGGACGCGTACGTGGCGCGGCTCAAGGACCTCCGCGCCGGCGGCGCCGTGCTGGAGGGGATCGGCCTCGAGGGCCACTTCTCCAGGCCCAACATCCCCTACATGAGGGCCGTGCTCGACAAGCTGGCCACGCTCAACCTGCCCATCTGGTTCACCGAGATCGACATCAACAACAAGTTCGACGCGCAGACGCAGGCCGTGTACCTGGAGCAGGTGCTGCGGGAGGCGTACGCGCACCCGGCGGTGAGCGGCGTCATGCTCTGGACGGCGCTGCACGAGGGCGGGTGCTACCAGATGTGCCTCACGGACTGGAACCTCAAGAACCTGCCGGTGGGGGACGTCGTCGACCGCCTGCTGCAGGAGTGGCAGACGGGGCAGGTCGCCGGGCCGACGGACGCGCACGGCGCATACAGCTTCAGCGGCTACCTCGGCGAGTACGTGGTCACCGTGAACGCCGGCAACACCTCGAAGCAGGCCACCTTCTCGCTGTCCCCGGGGGACGAGACCAGGCACATCACCGTTCAGATATGA